Genomic DNA from Alicyclobacillus fastidiosus:
ATCGTGATGCTTGTCAACGCCTGGCGGCACGCGCGAAAGATCTTTTGGGTCTACTTGCTCGACGTTTCGCTGATCATTCTCTCGACGATGTATCTTCGCGTTCACTACGGCGTTGATGTCGTCGCTGGAGCCGCACTCGCCGTCGCGGTCTGCCAGATGGCCCCCATCTCTATCAGCTTCTGGACACAACTGCGCAACCGCGAATGGACGACTACGTCGCATGGTTTGGGCGTGCGGCACCCGGTGGGTTCACAAGATAACGCATCCGAGTGGGCATAGTCTTCTCATGAGACTGGCAATATGTAATGCTTGCCCGCTGTGAGCGCGTGGTATATGATAACGAAAGTATAGAAATAGCGATGGCTTGTAAGGAGGAGTTTCTGTTGGCATTTATTATTGCCTCCGCTTGTGTTGGTGCCAAGCACGGAGACTGCGTCGAAACCTGCCCAGTGGATGCCATCCACGAGGGGGAAGACCAGTTTTACATCGATCCTGACCTCTGCATCGACTGCGGTGCTTGTGAAGCCGTCTGTCCGGTGTCTGCTATTTTTCAGGAGGATTTCCTACCTGAAGAGGAACAAGAATACATCGAAAAGAATCGTGCGTTCTTCCAGAAGTAATTTTGGTGTTCGTTACGAAAAGGGATGTCCCGTCGGGGGGCATCCCTTTTTGCGTGACGCGTCTCAACCTTAGGACATCGGGTTGAGCCGTTTGTTCGCCGTCTTCCGTTCACCTTCTGCCAGCTCTTCGCGATCTCTGCGCTTCGGCCGCTTCGGCCGCTGCTTTCGAATCGTCGGGATGAGGATGGCCCAGGACCCCAACTGAACCAAGCCGAGCGCAAACGACAATCCGCGCAACTTGCCAAGATGGTTTGGCGTCTGGTGGACACAAATGGTCAGGAACAGGATGATGCCAATAATGCGGCCAAGGTTTTCAAACCATTCTCGCACGATGATATGCGTAGTGGCCGGAGTGTCCTCGTCCGTGCGGCCATCAATTCCGTCGTACACGTACCCTTGCAGCGGAACCATGAAGAACGGAAGCGCTGCTGCAGTGAGACAGCCGTACATGATGATCGTTCGCGCGTGAATCGGAAACAGAAACAGTATCGCGGCGACGCTCATGCCAATGCTGCCGATGCCAATGAGGCGGGATCGATATTTGGCAGACAGCCGCCCCGCCAGGAAAAAGGCCAAGAAGGAAAGCCCCCCCTGCAAGAGCAAAAATACACCCAACTTCATTTCACTGCCGGTCGCGACATAGACCAACAAGCCGATGAGAAACATGAATACGCCTTCACGGAGGCCGTAGATGGACGATGCGGCCATCAGTCGCATCCAGGACGCCTTGCGCAAGGCCTGCAGCCCTCGCCGCAGGTGCAAGTGCGACATCGGATCGCTGTGTAGGCGGAAACTGAAGAAAGTAGCGCCGATGAACAGCACAAAGGAGATGCCGAACACGATGTGGTAGCCGCTCAGTCCCCCAAGAAATACGTCTTCGCGACTGATGAGCCAACCGGCGATCGGAGGCGCAATCACGTTGGCCACAGACGTCAGAACCCCGTGTGTACCGAAGAATGGCTCGTGCCCGTCCTGGTCCGTGTACTCCACGCTGAGCACGTCAAATGCCAGCCAGTAAAAACCTGCTGCCAACCCCATCAATACACCGAGCGCCCACGGCATCCGGGCCGCTCGCTCGCCAATCACGAGCGTCACTGCGTAGAACAGAGCGTGAAGCGCGATGCCGATACGCAACGCCATGGCAGTCGACGTGTGCTGTGCAATCCAGGCCGCGAGCACAAAAGTGAAGGGCAACAGGACGAAGATCGGCAAATTATACCAAGCGATGGCGGCAAAACTGTGATCGACTTTGAATACGAAGATGTTGACGAACGTATTCGACAGGCTGATCGACAAGTGAAAGAAACCACTCACGACCAACAGCCACCATGCCATTCTCGGTAGGTGAAGACCGTGCTTGCTCATGCGTGCACCTCCTGCCCGAAGATTTCACGGTTGAACATTAGCTTGCCCGAGAATTGCCTCTACAGTCATGGCAATTGGACGTGTTCTGTCGCGCGTGCGGCGGCCGAATGCGGCCAGCGTTCGAGGGTCTGCAGTTTCTCTTTGGCGCTTTGCCTCCGCTCGGCAAAATACGCATCGAGCAGTTTTCTCGCGAGTGGCACGGCGACATCGCTCGACTCGCCGCCACCGGGTACCATCACTGCCAGGGCAACCTGCGGATGAATGATCGGAGCGTAGGCGATGAACAGCGAGATGTCGGTCTTCTTCCCCCACTGACTCACCTCGGCGGTCCCCGTCTTGCCCGCAATCGTGTAACGCGCTCCCTGGAATGCCCGATATGCGGTACCACCCTGGACGTTGGCCACCTTGTACATACCGTACTTCACCGCGCGCAGGTGC
This window encodes:
- a CDS encoding 4Fe-4S binding protein; amino-acid sequence: MAFIIASACVGAKHGDCVETCPVDAIHEGEDQFYIDPDLCIDCGACEAVCPVSAIFQEDFLPEEEQEYIEKNRAFFQK
- a CDS encoding MFS transporter; translation: MSKHGLHLPRMAWWLLVVSGFFHLSISLSNTFVNIFVFKVDHSFAAIAWYNLPIFVLLPFTFVLAAWIAQHTSTAMALRIGIALHALFYAVTLVIGERAARMPWALGVLMGLAAGFYWLAFDVLSVEYTDQDGHEPFFGTHGVLTSVANVIAPPIAGWLISREDVFLGGLSGYHIVFGISFVLFIGATFFSFRLHSDPMSHLHLRRGLQALRKASWMRLMAASSIYGLREGVFMFLIGLLVYVATGSEMKLGVFLLLQGGLSFLAFFLAGRLSAKYRSRLIGIGSIGMSVAAILFLFPIHARTIIMYGCLTAAALPFFMVPLQGYVYDGIDGRTDEDTPATTHIIVREWFENLGRIIGIILFLTICVHQTPNHLGKLRGLSFALGLVQLGSWAILIPTIRKQRPKRPKRRDREELAEGERKTANKRLNPMS